A genomic segment from Nicotiana sylvestris chromosome 1, ASM39365v2, whole genome shotgun sequence encodes:
- the LOC104219359 gene encoding putative disease resistance protein RGA3: protein MAEILYGLAAEILKNLGSLAVQEVGSIWGLSDELSKLSGTVSSIQAVLIDAEEQQQSSHEVRDWIRKLKRVFFDADDLLDDFATEVTHRKLVSNVSIFFSKSNPVLYNLKISKRLKAIRENLDVIAKNKAYLNLVERRQPLLLESNLDRETYSFVPDGEVIGRNDDRTKILDFLMDSEVNENVAVISIVGLGGLGKTTLAQLVYNSEMVQVKFEKRLWVCVSDVFEVKVIAEKIIESAGGGKANCLQLDAVQKQLREMLDGKKYLLVLDDVWNEDALKWSTLKNMLIGGAKGSKILVTTRSDVVAEVSGSIHQHKLGDLSEEEAWALFEKMAFECNKESENSSLVEIGKKIVKRCGGVPLVIRSVGSLLRLKRTEDEWIYFMNQDLSSITRGGDSVMAILRLSYNHLPHHLKICFAYCSLFPKDSLIDRVDLIDMWIAQGFIQSTTSNRDNVEDIANSYFIDLLRRSFFQETEEDKSFPQFYEMHDLIHDLAKEVADGEVFSITETEDAEIVLPEQTLYASCLFQINGSMAFPKPSYAKHMKLRTFIYLNGSEYVFISNSTLERMLASFECLRVLDLRHVQIKFLLQSLGGLKHLRYLAISCISIVTLPNSITKLHNLQVLKLVNCINLKKLPRDIWRLVSLRRLVCTQCYALTHIPPGLWQLSSVTHLDFDDCYSLEDMPPGIGQLTSLRTLTSFVVGKESCISGLASDKLNELKGLADLRNRLHIKFMGRASVIGERIPTDVVKRMKHLQELSVEFEYGNQEDDTGADLIMLEALQPHQNIESLKIQYYSGSRFPSWLMVDNLGFLLPKLVYLNITSCCKCQKLPPLWRLPSLENLVLWNLEGDDKFMLPSNSPTYECYFPSLKYLYLGEISEKILKQILCPPPDSIEGLETMPEDSFKSLTSLQSLSITHCRNLVSLSTCLTHLTSLEFLYIACCPLLYLSNEEAMQLEVPGNLSTFNVSNLDKLMSLPVWLQHFSGTLKSIQIQGCHNFTTIPEWIGDLIALNQLEIYGSPMLTSFPEGMRSLTALQMLIVHGSSSSLKQRCDKEVGEDWPKIAHIPRVDIL, encoded by the coding sequence ATGGCTGAAATTCTTTACGGGCTTGCTGCTGAGATCTTGAAAAACTTGGGTTCTCTTGCAGTTCAAGAAGTAGGATCAATTTGGGGACTAAGCGATGAGCTTAGCAAGCTTTCTGGTACAGTTTCTTCAATCCAAGCTGTACTAATTGACGCGGAGGAGCAGCAGCAGAGTAGCCACGAGGTGAGGGATTGGATAAGGAAACTTAAAAGAGTTTTCTTTGACGCTGATGATCTCTTGGATGACTTTGCCACTGAAGTGACACATCGAAAATTGGTGAGTAATGTAAGCATCTTCTTCTCAAAGTCAAATCCTGTGCTTTATAATCTTAAGATAAGTAAGCGTCTCAAGGCCATTCGAGAAAATCTAGATGTAATTGCAAAAAATAAGGCCTACTTAAACCTTGTTGAAAGGAGGCAACCTTTGCTTCTTGAGTCTAATTTGGATAGAGAGACTTATTCATTTGTGCCTGATGGAGAAGTCATTGGAAGGAATGATGATAGAACGAAAATTCTAGATTTTCTTATGGATTCTGAGGTAAATGAGAATGTTGCAGTTATATCGATTGTTGGCCTTGGTGGACTAGGAAAGACCACTCTCGCGCAATTGGTGTATAATAGTGAAATGGTTCAGGTAAAATTTGAGAAAAGATTGTGGGTTTGTGTTTCAGACGTTTTTGAAGTGAAAGTGATTGCAGAAAAAATCATCGAATCTGCAGGAGGGGGGAAGGCTAATTGCCTTCAACTAGATGCAGTGCAAAAACAACTTCGAGAAATGCTTGATGGGAAGAAATATCTACTGGTGCTCGATGATGTGTGGAACGAAGATGCCTTGAAATGGTCGACATTGAAAAATATGTTGATTGGTGGAGCTAAGGGAAGTAAGATTTTAGTAACTACTCGTTCAGATGTAGTTGCTGAAGTTTCAGGAAGTATTCACCAACATAAATTAGGGGACCTTTCAGAAGAAGAGGCATGGGCATTGTTTGAAAAAATGGCATTTGAGTGTAACAAAGAGAGTGAAAATTCGAGTTTGGTGGAAATAGGAAAGAAAATTGTGAAGAGGTGTGGAGGAGTTCCTCTTGTAATAAGGTCAGTAGGAAGCCTACTACGCCTAAAAAGAACTGAGGATGAATGGATATATTTCATGAATCAAGATTTGTCAAGTATCACACGAGGAGGCGACAGTGTCATGGCCATTTTGAGATTGAGCTACAATCACCTTCCTCACCATCTAAAGATATGCTTCGCATATTGTTCCCTCTTTCCAAAGGATTCCCTAATTGATAGAGTTGATTTGATTGATATGTGGATCGCTCAAGGCTTTATACAATCAACTACTAGCAACAGAGACAATGTGGAGGACATTGCAAATTCATATTTCATTGATTTGTTAAGAAGGTCATTCTTTCAAGAAACTGAAGAAGACAAATCATTTCCGCAGTTTTACGAAATGCACGATCTTATTCATGATCTTGCTAAAGAAGTTGCAGATGGGGAGGTTTTCAGTATCACTGAAACAGAAGATGCAGAGATTGTCCTCCCTGAACAAACTCTCTATGCATCTTGTTTATTCCAGATTAATGGTTCAATGGCATTTCCCAAACCCTCCTATGCGAAGCATATGAAATTGCGGACATTTATTTACCTAAATGGGTCTGAATACGTTTTCATAAGCAATTCAACGTTAGAGAGAATGCTTGCAAGTTTTGAATGTTTACGCGTTCTGGATCTACGTCACGTGCAGATAAAATTTCTGCTTCAATCTTTAGGTGGACTGAAGCATCTAAGATATCTTGCTATTTCCTGTATAAGCATTGTTACTTTACCAAATTCCATCACAAAATTGCATAATCTACAAGTTTTAAAGTTGGTTAATTGCATTAATCTCAAAAAATTGCCAAGAGATATTTGGAGATTGGTGAGCCTTCGACGTTTGGTATGTACGCAGTGCTATGCATTAACCCATATTCCACCAGGACTGTGGCAGTTGTCAAGTGTCACGCATTTGGATTTTGATGATTGCTATTCATTGGAAGATATGCCACCTGGAATTGGCCAATTGACATCTCTACGGACATTGACAAGTTTTGTTGTAGGCAAAGAAAGTTGTATATCTGGTTTGGCAAGTGACAAGTTGAATGAATTAAAGGGCCTTGCTGATCTCAGAAATAGATTACACATTAAGTTCATGGGACGAGCCAGTGTAATTGGAGAAAGAATACCTACCGATGTAGTGAAAAGAATGAAACATCTTCAGGAGCTGTCCGTAGAGTTCGAATATGGAAATCAAGAGGATGATACTGGAGCTGATCTGATAATGTTGGAGGCCCTGCAGCCGCACCAAAACATTGAAAGCTTGAAAATACAATATTATAGTGGATCAAGGTTCCCAAGTTGGTTGATGGTTGATAATCTTGGCTTTTTGCTACCCAAGCTTGTTTATCTAAATATCACGAGTTGTTGTAAATGCCAAAAGCTCCCACCATTATGGCGATTGCCTTCTCTCGAAAATCTTGTACTATGGAATCTTGAAGGTGATGATAAATTCATGCTACCATCAAATTCTCCTACATATGAGTGTTACTTCCCTTCCTTAAAGTATCTTTATTTGGGGGAAATAAGTGAGAAGATATTGAAGCAGATTCTTTGCCCACCTCCTGATTCTATCGAGGGCCTAGAAACTATGCCAGAGGATTCGTTCAAGAGTCTCACTTCGCTCCAATCCTTGTCTATTACTCACTGCAGAAATCTGGTCTCTCTATCCACATGTCTCACTCATCTCACTTCCCTTGAGTTTTTATATATAGCGTGTTGCCCTCTACTTTATTTGTCGAACGAAGAAGCAATGCAACTTGAAGTCCCGGGGAATTTATCAACTTTCAATGTTAGCAATCTTGACAAGCTAATGTCGCTACCAGTTTGGCTCCAACATTTCTCGGGTACTTTGAAGTCTATACAGATTCAGGGATGTCATAACTTCACAACAATACCAGAATGGATAGGCGACCTCATTGCCCTTAATCAATTGGAGATTTATGGTTCACCTATGTTGACATCCTTTCCAGAAGGCATGCGATCTCTCACAGCATTGCAAATGCTAATTGTTCATGGATCTTCATCAAGCCTGAAGCAAAGATGCGACAAGGAAGTAGGAGAGGACTGGCCTAAGATTGCTCACATTCCAAGAGTTGACATACTATAA